Genomic DNA from Triticum dicoccoides isolate Atlit2015 ecotype Zavitan chromosome 4B, WEW_v2.0, whole genome shotgun sequence:
AATTTTTTTGCGAGAATAACTTCCGATAcattcatcaactgtcaaggtagtacaaagaacactagaAGTAAAAAATATATCTAGGTCGGTGTACCACATAGCGACGACTACTAGCACTGGAGAGATTCAAAGGGGTGCCACCGTCTTCGCCCCTCCCACATCACAgctgggcaaaccttgttgtagtagacagtcggaaagtcgtcatgctaaggccccataggaccagcacaacAGAACAACATCCGCCGCGgatgaagagaagcgtagatcaGAATGATCCAACTTGTAAACGCATGAACACAAATGAACGAAGACAAGATCCACGTGGATCTATCGAAGACAAACACCGACCGATTCTCGCAAGATCCACAGGAGACAAATCTCCACACACGCTCCGACGATGCTAGAAACACCATCGGGATGGGGACAAGGCGGGAAGAACTTTACTCCATCTGTAGAGAGCCTCCGCCACCTCGCCTCTCTGAGCAGgacacaaatcctaacaaaactcaaAAGAGTATGGAAAAACGGTTCCCTCCCGCTAGCAAAGGCCGGGAGGGGGTATGAATTTAGAGTGGTAGAAACACTTCTCATTTTATTAGTATTAGTATTAGTGGTCTAGATATGTAATCATTAGTAATCTAtacgtactaataaagcaaggtgcattTCGCTAATTTTTTAGTTCGTTCATCATCgtttaaaataaaaaaaattctacccaAGGAGGTACTAAATCTTATGCGTTTGTATGCTAGAAAAGGAATTTTGTACGTGGGCCGCGCGCTGTGGCCCAGCAAAACCAGCCCACATATTTTTCTGCTCATGCAGCTGGGAAAATTCTATTTTCCTCGCTAAGCGACAAATAGTCGGAGTTTCGCATAGGACAaccaataatgggctggcccatttttcttatttttctatattttaattttatttttattctcctttccctatttctttttttccttccaaGCTTAATTTTCTTTTAGAATTTATTTCATAAACAAAAAATTCTCAAAAAATGTTTAGAATTAAAAAAACAAATTTTGGAAAATGTTCAGAATTCGAATTTTTTTTGCTACTTTCAAAATATTCAGGACTTCCAAAAGGTTACcaattttttataaaaaatattatttttcaaaattgttcgagGTTTCTTAAAAGAACAGTTCAAAAAATGCTCCAAATTTGTAAAATATTCATATTTTAGTGAAATATTTAAAATTAGAAATAAAGTTCGTGTATAAAAGATACATATTTTCTAAAAATCTTATGAATTTTCAACCCATGTTctcattttaaaaaaatgttcacaaattcaaataatgttcaagCTTTTATAAGAAAGTCAGCATTTTcacaaaatgtttgtgaattttataAAATGTTCCCTTTtatattttgttcatgttttttcgAAAGtgtaaataattttcaaaaaactgTTCAGGATTTAAAAAATTGTTTATGTTTCTAGAATATTCAGAAACTTCATGCCTTAAAATGCCCTCGATTGAAATGATTAAAAGGAAGAATAGATTGAATAACTCATGGCCTTCTCCAGTGTATGATGACGTGATAAAACTCTTAAATGCCCTCGATCAATGAATAAAAAAATAGCGGATTGATTACTTCACACACGGCGAAACCGAGAAGCTAAATGTTCCTTTTTCTTGTGCACATAGGgttttgcttgcacatataattcATACTGACTTTAAATGCATACTATTTTATCTTCTCTTGCCACGCACGAGCATATGTGCTAGTACAGAATAACGATAATTGTTTATTTTGTCATTTGCAATTGTTCACCACAGTTTCCCGTAGCAACGCAGGGGCGCGTAGCTGGCTAGttagaatatactccctccgttcaaaaatagatgactcaactttgtactaactttgtaaagttagtacaaagttgagtcatctattttgaaacggagggagtacaaactaTCATccacaaaaaagaaagaataaacaaACTGCATTATCCGGGAAAATCTCCTTTATTAAGGGGATTTTACATATAAAAGCGCTGCCTTATGACAGGAAATAACTGTCGAAGACACTGATTAACACAGACTGGGTCATGAATCATAAAGGGAATTTAACTACTACTATTACTAAGCTACTATACTTGCCACCGGACAATCTAACGGCTTGCAGTCCTCAGCCCGCGCCAAGATCCGTGCGCCAAAACTGAGCTAAACCATCGCTATGAGCATCCACTGGGCACAGCGACTGAGTTCGATCGCCTCCTTTACTGGCGCTTGTCATGCTTCTTGTCGTCGCCGGCAGGGAGGACGTCCACAAGGAAGGGCTGCTTGCAGTTGATGCAGATGGGGTACTCCTCCTTGGTCACCATGCAGTACAAGAGGCACCGCTCGCACGCTCCGATCACCATAGGCGACGGCTCCCAGCCGGCATGGCTATCATCCGACGACACACACGAGCTAGGCGATGACGAGCCGTTGCTGTAGTCGTCGTCATCTTCAACATGACCGCCGTCCACCTCCATCCTCTCCGCTGCGGCCAGGGGCGGCGGAGGCGATTGGTTCAGGCTGAGCTCCAGCCCCCCGTTCGTCCCGCCATTGTTGCCGCTGCTCATGGCTCGCCACCTCGATCGCACTCTGGACACGGACATGATGCAATCAGCAGATATCAACAGATCAAATAGTATCGTATATGGAGAAGAATTTGCAAGGGGAACACAAACGATAAAAGATAGTAATTGATGGATGTGAAAACCTGAATGGTGGGACGATGGGCAGGGAAGGAGTGTGATTTGGCTGTGAGGGCTCTGAAGGGCTTCATATAGGGAGGTGGAGGAAGGAGAGGTCCATGCGTTTTTTTTTCTCCAGAGTATTGATGCGAAATCAAACAAATTTGAAGTCTCTCTTCGTCAATGCCCACTCTCTGCGATCATGCAGCATACATGTGGTTCTTGGCTGGAAGTTCATCAATCAATTAACTGAGCTTTAAGAGCTATAGATGTGCTCTAATAACATCGTTTTTATTACGGAAGCAGGTCTATGGAGGCAACTTTATTTCACCGAAAATTCAGTCATTCCAGTACAAAATATTTCAGTCATTTCAGTGGTACCACACCAATTTCAGTCGGAAATTCGGAAAGAACAAAATTACTCTCACCGGAATTACAATACTCAACTGTGTAGCACCGCCGTGCCTGTGCTGAAGAAGCGGCATCCAACTCGGTAACTCACCCGACAAAATCTGCTGGAAGTGGACTGCGAGTGGtgcttactgttggaaatatgagcaatttaccgaatgattttattaacagaaatactagataaaacatgactagtatagcagtgataaaacaagtcatgcgatttgacaaagtgaaggtaaataacatctgcatatatgagctagaaATGATCATCTCTTgagcagacagtagatcaagatgcatatatgaggtagatcctAACATGTGTAGGGTAAACACTAGAAGAAAGAACTGTGGTaggacctctaacaggaaaaacaagaacacgtactggacaacagctggagcagaggcactggacttggggtcggtgtcctccatgtcgtcgaggaggttgtcgacgtcggggaagtagtcgtcgtcggggaagtagtcgtcggagtccggggcgtccgtgacgaagaagtcagtagtcgcgcagagcgctccccaaaaaccttatcacccttctcccgtacaagactcaaagaggtgcggtttcggaggcctactgtcctgactcgcggtgcacgccgcaagccgggatgaggaagacaacggcagcgcagagattggaaccggtggcgagaggaaggagaagttctggcGCGTCTCTCTGAGagaagcgacctcccttttataggcgcaagagaaggaggcgagagggcagcgacggaAGGTGAAACAAAGAGATGAAGAcgaagcgaacagccagcagccgaagggctgcaccgtcCGCATTCAACCCGCAACCCgcgacgcgtcgtgacgaggcgtggcgtggcgaggcgggcggcggaggaggagcgcgtgtggatgtccctcttgttctcatgctcatacaagtggggaaggagcctcccttataaagaggtccaactccctctaaactagcaatgtgggactaaattttagttccacctcttgccttgcacgaatgggctgcgtgggcctctagaatttattaggaatttctaaaactgctattgggctaggcccaaatagacaaaaattccagcaatcccccactagatcccagaggcacacaatatttgcctttggttccaaaacactgttttatataccggtactgcagtggcgactgttaagttgaacttccacctagaaccctatgttacactagtaagcaacttaaacagtggactgggccttgaactgcaagttttcggcgaatctagcttcacataaagccttgaccgatacgtggctaccgtgggtcttccccgcgggtggagcttatgcgtcatactccgagacctttcatgagtttactagagagaaccctactctcatagattacgACGTTTAACGATCAGaatcatataggtgcgttcttcaaaagatgttctgcaggacaacatctctgcttcaaagagccacttagaatacattaagatatacatcaacctgccatgcagattaggagagtattgcatctttatggagtggtattttaacagtaagggtactctcctcccagttgaccaacaacttgtctttcacatctaattcacgggatctccgatcacaaagaataggttaccactgtgaacaaatcatattgtgggtctcatacccatctccctcgatgcattatctatcacattgcaTGATAaacccttagtgaaaggatctgccagatatttagacgtttggatataatccaatgcaataactccggagtttctcatttttctgacagactttaaccttctctgaacgtgtcttgatgacttcatgttatccttagagttgttcactttcgtgatcacggTTTGATTgttgcagttcataaggatacccggtacaggtttctcaacaaccggcaagtcattcaagagccggcgaagccaatctgcttcgaccgtagctgtatctagtgccgtgagttctgcttccattgttgacctcattaagatggtttgcttgcaagacttccaagaaacagcgccacctccatgagtgaatacatatccgctcgtggcctttatctcatcagcatctgagatccagtttgagtcactatacccttcaagcacctttgggtgcccagtgtagtgaattccataattcgcagtgcctttcaaataacgcaaaactctctctagagctttccaatgcacatctcctggttttgaaacaaacagactcagtttgctaacaacaaaagagatgtcaggtcttgtagcactggctaagtacataagcgagccaataatctgagaatacttcaattgatctctagcaattcttcaattctttcgaagcagcacgctagcatcatatggtgttggagagggcttgcagtcactatagccaaagcgactcaagatcttttccacgtagtgagattgaagcaatgtaatcccaccatcatcatctctcaacaacttgatgttcagaatgacatcaaccactcctaaatccttcatctcgaaacagcgagataggaaatccttaacctccttaataacattcagatttgttccgaaaattagtatgtcatcaatatacaagcaaagtataactccctcgcccccaccatggcgatagtagacacatttgtcagcttcattcacaacaaagcctgcagctgttaaagttctttcgaacttctcatgccactgtttgggtgcttgcttgagtccatacaaagacttcagcaacttgcacactttcccttcttgaccatctattacaaacccatatgggtcttccatataaatttcctcatccaactctccatttaggaaagcagtcttaacatccatttgatgaacaagaagaccatgagaggcagctagtgaaagtagaactcgaatagtggtcagtcgagccacaggtgagtaagtatcaaataaATCTTCACCTACCTTTTGGGTatgacccttagccacgagccgagccttgtacttttcaatagtaccatcaggcctaagcttcttcttgaatatccatttgcatcctataggtttgcacccataaggacgatcagttatctcccaagttttattcgccaagatggaatccatctcactacgaactgcttccttccagtagtcagcatcttcagattcataggcctctgaaatagaactgggagtgtcatctatgagatacacaagaaaatcatcaccaaaagactttgcagtcctctgtctcttgctcctagtaggaagtttattgttctcctccacaggactctcaaagtgttccatcgaaatggcaggttcagtaattttaactggttcctgattcgatgaacttggcatctcctgattagatgaggtagccatatccttcatgagaaagatatcttcaaagaaagtcgcatcattcgactccatgatcataccgacatgcatgtcaggtatctcagattttacaaccaagaatctataaccaatgctatgaaaagcatatcccaggaaaacacaatccatagtTTTTGGTCCTAGCTTCCGCTTTTTTGGAATTGGTACAttaactttcgccaaacaaccccatgtttgcagataagagagttttaaccttttcttctcccattcctcgaatggagttatctctttgttctttgtggggactcgattTGGGACatgactgttgggtttcgtagtaatttcaaaaattttcctacgcgcacacaggatcatgtgatgcatagcaacgagaggagagtgttgtctacgtacccaacgcagaccgactgcggaagcaatgacacgacgtagaggaagtagtcgtacgtcttcacgatccaaccgatcaagcaccgaaactacggcacctccgagttcgagcacacgttcagctcgatgacgatccccggactccgatccagcaaagtgtcggggaagagtttcgtcagcacgacggcgtggtgacgatcttgatgaactacagcagcagggcttcacctaaactccgctacagtattatcgaggaatatggtggcagggggcaccgcacacggctaaggaatcgatcacgtggatcaacttgtgtcaacttgtgtgtttagaggtgcccctgcctccgtatataaaggaggagaggaggggaggctggccggccaaagagggaggcgcaggagagtcctactccctctgggagtaggattcctccccccaatcctagtccaactaggattcctcggaggggaagggagagaggggggccggccaccttctcctagtcctaataggactaggggaggggaaagaggcgcagccaccttgggctgccccttactcctttccactaaggcccatgatggcccatatggctcccggggggttccggtaacctcccggtaacccggtaaaatcctgatttcacccggaacacttccgatgtccaaacataggcttccaatatatcaatctttacgtctcgaccatttcgagactcctcgtcatgtccgtgatcacatccgggactccgaacaaccttcggtacatcaaaatgcataaactcataatataactgtcatcgtaaccttaagcgtgcggaccctacgggttcgagaacaatgtagacatgaccgagacatgtctctggtcaataaccaatagcgggacctggatgcccatattggctcctacatattctacgaagatctttatcggtcagaccgcataacaacatacgttgttccctttgtcatcggtatgttacttgcccgagattcgatcgtcggtatccaatacctagttcaatctcgttaacggcaagtctctttactcgttccgtaatacatcatctctaacatattagttgtaatgcttgcaaggcttatgtgatgtgtattaccgagagggcccagagatacctctccgacaatcggagtgacaaatcctaatctcgaaatacgccaacccaacatcgaccattggagacacctgtagtactcctttataatcacccatttacgttgtgacgtttggtagtacccaaagtgttcctccggtaaacgggagttgcataatctcatagtcgtaggaacatgtataagtcatgaagaaagcaatagcaacatactaaacgatcaggtgctaagctaatggaatgggtcatgtcaatcagatcattctactaatgatgtgacctcgttaatcaaataacaactcattgttcatggttaggaaacataaccatccttgattaacgagctagtcaagtagaggcatactagtgacactctgtttgtctatgtattcacacatgtattatgtttccggaaaatacaattctagcatgaataataaacatttatcatgattataaggaaataaataataactttattattgcctctagggcatatttccttcagtctcccacttgcactagagtcaataatctagattacactgtaatgaatctaacacccatggagctttggtgctgatcatgttttgctcgtggaagaggcttagtcaatgggtctgcaatattcagatccgtatgtatcttgcaaatctctatgtctcccacctggactagatcccggatggagttgaagcgtctcttgatgtgtttggtccttttgtgaaatctggattcctttgccaaggcaattgcaccattattgtcacaaaagattttcattggacccgatgcactaggtatgacacctagatcggatatgaactccttcatccagactccttcatttgctgcttccgaagcagctatgtattccgcttcacatgtagatcccgctacgacgctttgtttagaactgcaccaactgacagctccaccgtttaatgtaaacacgtatccggtttgcgatttagaatcgtccggatcagtgtcaaagcttgcatcaacgtaaccttttacgatgagctctttgtcacttccatatacgagaaacatatccttagtccttttcaggtatttcaggatgttcttgaccgctgtccagtgatccattcctggattactttggtacctccctgctaaacttatagcaaggcacacatcaggtctggtacacagcattgcatacatgatagagcctatggctgatgcatagggaacatatttcatattctctctatcttctgcagtggtctggcattgagtcttactcaatttcacaccttgtaacacaggcaagaaccctttctttgcttgatccattttgaatttcttcaaaattttgtcaaggtatgtgctttgtgaaagtccaattaagcgtcttgatctatctctatagatcttaatgcctaatatgtaagcagcttcaccgaggtctttcattgaaaaacttttattcaagtatccctttatgctatccagaaattctatatcatttccaatcagtaatatgtcatccacatataatatcagaaatgctacagagctcccactcactttcttgtaaatacaggcttctccaaaagtctgtataaaaccaaatgctttgatcacactatcaaaacgtttattccaactccgagaggcttgcaccagtccataaatggatctctggagcttgcacactttgttagctccctttggatcgacaaaaccttctggttgcatcatatacaactcttcttccaggaatccattcaggaatgcagttttgacatccatttgccaaatttcataatcataaaatgcggcaattgctaacatgattcggacggacttaagcatcgctacgggtgagaaggtctcatcgtagtcaattccttgaacttgccgaaaaccttttgcgacaagtcgagctttgtagacagtaacattaccatcagcgtcagtcttcttcttaaagatccatttattctcaatcgcttgccgatcatcgggaaagtcaaccaaagtccatactttgttctcatacatggatcccatctcagatttcatggcttctagccactttgcggaatctgggctcaccatcgcttcttcatagttcgtaggttcatcatgatctagtagcatgacctccagagcaggattaccgtaccactctggtgcggatcttactctggttgatctacgaagttcagtagtatcttgatctgaagtttcatgatcattatcattggcttcctcactaactggtgtaggtgtcactgaaacagttttctgtgatgaactactttccagtaagggagcaggtacagttacctcgtcaagttctactttcctcccactcacttctttcgagagaaactccttctctagaaatgatccattcttagcaacaaatgttttgccttcggatctgtgatagaaggtgtacccaacagtttcctttgggtatcctatgaatacacatttctccgatttgggttcgagcttatcaggttgaagctttttcacataagcatcgcagccccaaactttaagaaacgacaactttggtttcttgccaaaccatagttcataaggcgtcgtctcaacggattttgatggtgccctatttaacgtgaatgcggccgtctctaaagcatatccccaaaatgatagcggtaaatctgtaagagacatcatagatcgcaccatatctagtaaagtacgattacgacgttcggacacaccattacgctgtggtgttccggggggcgtgagttgcgaaactattccacagtttttcaaatgtacatcaaactcgtaactcaaatattctcctccacgatcagatcgtagaaactttattttcttgttacgatgattttcaacttcactctgaaattctttgaacttttcaaatgtttcagacttatgcttcattaagtagatatatccatatctgctcaaatcatctgtgaaggtgagaaaataacgatatccgccacgagcctcaatattcatcggaccacatacatcggtatgtatgatttccaacaaatctgttgctctctccatagtaccggagaacggtgttttagtcatcttgcccatgaggcacggttcgcaagtaccaagtgattcataatcaagtggttccaaaagtccattagtatggagtttcttcatgcgttttacaccgatatgacctaaacgacagtgccacaaataagttgcactttcattatcaactctgtatctttcggtttcaacattatgaatatgtgtattactactatcgagatttagtaagaatagaccactcttcaagggtgcatgaccataaaagatattactcatataaatagaacaaccattattctctgatttaaatgaataaccgtctcgcattaaacaagatccagatataatgttcatgctcaacgctggcaccaaataacaattatttaggtctaatattaatcccgaaggtagatgtagaggtagcgtgccgaccgcgatcacatcgactttggaaccgtttcccacgcgcatcgtcacctcgtcctttgccagtgcccgcttattctgtagtccctgtttcgagttgcaaatattagcaacagaaccagtatcaaatacccaggtgctactgcgagcattggtaaggtacacatcaataacatgtatatcacatatacctttgttcaccttgccatccttcttatctgccaaatacttggggcagttccgcttccagtgaccagtctgcttgcagtagaagcactcagtttcaggcttaggtctagacttgggtttcttctcttgagcagcaacttgcttgccgttctttttgaagttcccctttttcttccctttgccctttttcttgaaactagtggtcttgttaaccatcaacacttgatgctccttcttgatttctacctccgcagctttcagcattgcgaagagctcgggaatagtcttgttcatcccttgcatattatagttcatcacgaagctcttgtagcttggtggcagtgattggagaattctgtcaatgatgcaatcatccggaagattaactcccaattgaatcaagtgattattatacccagacattttgagtatatgctcactgacagaactgttctcctccatcttgcagctatagaacttattggagacttcatatgtctcaattcgggcatttgcttgaaatattaacttcaactcctggaacatctcatatgctccatgacgttcaaaacgtcgttgaagtcccgattctaagccgtaaagcatggcacactgaactatcgagtagtcatcagctttgctctgccagacgttcataacatctggtgttgctccagcagcagacctggcacccagcggtgcttccaggacgtaatttttctgtgcagcaatgaggataatcctcaag
This window encodes:
- the LOC119293466 gene encoding uncharacterized protein LOC119293466; translation: MSSGNNGGTNGGLELSLNQSPPPPLAAAERMEVDGGHVEDDDDYSNGSSSPSSCVSSDDSHAGWEPSPMVIGACERCLLYCMVTKEEYPICINCKQPFLVDVLPAGDDKKHDKRQ